The DNA sequence TCGCCGCCGCGGCGACAGCTGCCGCCCTCACCGACACCGAACACTCCGTGTCGGCCCAGATCTGTGTTGCCGCGGCAACGGCGGCCGCTATGGGCATCCAGGCGTGCGTGGCACGCAAGGTTGCCATCGCAGACATGACGACGGTGGTGGTGACTTCCACCCTGACGTCGCTGGCCGCCGAGACATGGACGCGTGGTGGACGAACCGCTCTGTGGAACCGCCGATTCGGCGCCATTGCAACGATATTCGTCGGGGCTCTGATCGGTGCGTTGCTACTGTCGGTGAGCGCGGTGGGTGTTGCTCTGGCCGTTGCCGCCGGGTTGTCCGTCCTGGTGACCGTGATCGGGCACATTCACATGCGAGCGTCGGCCTGAAGAAGTTCTGATCCGCTGTGCAGCGAGGGTGCACTCCCGAGCGTCACTGCTCTTGAGTGTGCGGTGCGGGCGGTATGCGGAAGCCTCGGAATGTGACCTCTTCGCGTATGCGGAAACCGAGTCGTTCATAGAGTGAGACCGCAGCGGTATTCGACTTGATCACGTGCAGGAACGGTCGATCACCACGGGCCATGATGCTGGTGACAAGTGCGGTGACCAGTAGAGAAGCGTAACCGCGTCCCTGAGCCCCGGGGGTGGTGCAGACCGCACTGATCTCAGTCCAACCCGGCGGCCGCAGCCGTTCGCCGGCCATCGCCACCAACGCGCCGTTCTCACGGATTCCGATGTACGTGCCCATGTCTGGGGTCTGCGAGAAGAACGGACCGGGGCGGGTCAGCGCGACGAGGTCGAGCATGTCGGGCACGTCTTTCGAACCCAGCTCGACCACGTCGACGCTTGTGTGACCCCTCGGGTCGTCTTCCGCGTAGATCATCT is a window from the Williamsia sp. DF01-3 genome containing:
- a CDS encoding YoaK family protein; protein product: MTSPKEPALLDRVERRGLVLMLVLTFVTGVVDAVGYLGLDRVFVGNMTGNIVILGMGVAGADDLPVLGPAIALGTFVIGAFVAGMVLRRRPKGWTTAVTGCLAAGSVILAAAATAAALTDTEHSVSAQICVAAATAAAMGIQACVARKVAIADMTTVVVTSTLTSLAAETWTRGGRTALWNRRFGAIATIFVGALIGALLLSVSAVGVALAVAAGLSVLVTVIGHIHMRASA
- a CDS encoding GNAT family N-acetyltransferase produces the protein MAGIEKSTSSTPVSDIGPLADPVGESLRHRHAHLGRRFGRASAYRSGVATFAAVDSDQDPRRWDDLAQLVGPGELADMFSSTAEPPTDWEPVFDLDGFQMIYAEDDPRGHTSVDVVELGSKDVPDMLDLVALTRPGPFFSQTPDMGTYIGIRENGALVAMAGERLRPPGWTEISAVCTTPGAQGRGYASLLVTALVTSIMARGDRPFLHVIKSNTAAVSLYERLGFRIREEVTFRGFRIPPAPHTQEQ